In the genome of Candidatus Eremiobacterota bacterium, one region contains:
- a CDS encoding HlyD family efflux transporter periplasmic adaptor subunit: MNRRRNVIILIVGLLAIVVLGAALARPHGDALTVRTVTVAYTRFQTKLPETGIVQRPQTQTLAAMVAGNVGQIYVHPGQHVSAGQLLATISNPQLLDAAATAQAAYQAAQGRARTAQSTNSALPAQNRSAVVQAQASLEQARFNLSQAIQDQRAGAQSGLGYGGTSAAQQRAAADATVAQRDTDLREARRIADADRDLYAQKAIAKTTLDADVAKLQQAQVAYDQAVRDRNETYSAIARQSPVLADRVRADRDAVAQAEAALAAARANAAEDKSGDVQAAQADAQKAYEDWRYASDQVARLRVVAPYPGVIQTIATETGDTLRPLQPGDPVTAGQAVVTMSTEGGFIVRTKVDEQDVANLRPGEAAIVSGEDLGSTKLRGHIAQIGAVAQKSDDPSNTARQVLTTVALDKTVPYLRDGMSVDVDIVTDDRAHVLALPSDAIRRDPNGKPFVLVVDKGRTTKRSVRLGTTNDAQSVVRSGVKPGEVVVSDRNVGILPGIAVKPTSAPSAGPTPGQ, from the coding sequence GTGAACCGTCGTCGCAACGTCATCATCCTGATCGTCGGCTTGCTCGCGATCGTCGTCCTCGGCGCCGCCTTGGCACGGCCGCACGGCGATGCGCTCACCGTTCGCACGGTCACCGTCGCGTACACGCGCTTTCAGACGAAGCTGCCCGAGACGGGGATCGTGCAGCGGCCGCAGACGCAGACGCTGGCGGCGATGGTCGCGGGCAACGTCGGCCAGATCTACGTTCATCCCGGCCAGCACGTCTCCGCGGGCCAGCTGCTCGCAACGATCTCGAACCCGCAGCTGCTCGACGCGGCGGCGACCGCGCAAGCCGCTTACCAAGCGGCGCAAGGCCGCGCGCGCACCGCCCAGTCGACGAACAGCGCGCTGCCGGCGCAGAACCGCTCGGCCGTCGTGCAAGCGCAGGCGAGCCTCGAACAGGCGCGCTTCAACCTCAGCCAGGCGATCCAAGACCAGCGCGCCGGCGCGCAGTCGGGTCTGGGCTACGGCGGAACGTCGGCCGCGCAGCAGCGCGCCGCCGCCGACGCGACCGTCGCGCAGCGCGACACCGATCTGCGCGAGGCGCGCCGCATCGCCGACGCCGACCGCGACCTGTACGCGCAGAAGGCCATCGCGAAGACCACGCTCGACGCCGATGTCGCGAAGCTGCAGCAGGCGCAGGTCGCTTACGACCAAGCCGTGCGCGACCGCAACGAGACGTACTCCGCGATCGCGCGGCAGTCGCCGGTCCTCGCGGACCGTGTTCGCGCCGACCGCGACGCGGTCGCGCAAGCAGAGGCGGCGCTGGCGGCCGCGCGCGCGAACGCAGCCGAAGACAAGAGCGGCGACGTCCAAGCGGCGCAGGCCGACGCGCAGAAGGCGTACGAAGACTGGCGCTACGCCTCGGACCAAGTGGCGCGGCTGCGCGTCGTCGCGCCCTACCCCGGCGTGATCCAGACGATCGCGACCGAAACCGGCGACACGCTCCGTCCGCTGCAGCCCGGCGACCCCGTCACCGCGGGACAAGCCGTCGTCACGATGTCGACCGAGGGCGGCTTCATCGTGCGCACCAAAGTCGACGAGCAGGACGTCGCGAACCTGCGCCCCGGCGAGGCGGCGATCGTCTCGGGCGAAGATCTCGGCTCGACGAAGCTGCGCGGCCACATCGCGCAGATCGGCGCGGTCGCGCAGAAGAGCGACGACCCTTCGAACACCGCGCGGCAAGTGCTGACGACCGTCGCGCTGGACAAGACCGTTCCGTACCTGCGCGACGGCATGAGCGTCGACGTCGACATCGTCACCGACGACCGCGCGCACGTCCTTGCGCTGCCGTCCGACGCGATCCGCCGCGATCCGAACGGAAAGCCGTTCGTGCTCGTCGTCGACAAGGGCCGCACCACCAAGCGCAGCGTTCGGCTCGGCACCACGAACGACGCGCAGAGCGTCGTTCGCTCGGGCGTCAAGCCGGGCGAGGTCGTCGTCTCCGACCGCAACGTCGGGATTCTTCCAGGGATCGCGGTCAAGCCCACCAGCGCGCCGTCGGCCGGCCCGACGCCGGGCCAGTGA
- a CDS encoding amidase, with the protein MNHDDLAFADATELQRLLSAKTVSSLELTELYLKRLETYGPVYNAVVTILHDRARREAKRADRERARGTVRGPLHGIPYGVKDLLATPDAPTTWGAQPYRTQRFRYDATVVKKLSDAGAVLLAKLAMVELAGGFGYGDADASFTGPGRTPWNAKYWSGGSSSGSGIAAAAGLAGFAIGSETSGSILFPATACGVTGLRPTYGRVSRHGAMALCWTLDKLGPLTRSARDAETVLAVIAGADLNDPTAVDAPLAAPRRRPRIAVLKNAAKGSMPEVAANFRASLKVLERFADLGGEVALPNGPWGPVVGTIVDAEGAAAFRDLIESGRSHELRNADDKLGGYVAYATPAVDYIDALRRRAQLNAALVKAMRGYDAVVSPTLSTVTYPVGIGFDKVYTKFPGGPSLIAPGNLAGLPALALPNGMGPNGLPTSLSFLGQAWGEAALTAIGRRFQSETAFHTRRPPLVTHVPA; encoded by the coding sequence ATGAACCACGACGACCTCGCCTTCGCCGACGCGACCGAACTGCAACGGCTGCTGAGCGCGAAAACCGTCTCGTCGCTCGAGCTCACCGAGCTGTACCTGAAACGGCTCGAAACCTACGGACCGGTCTACAACGCGGTGGTGACGATCCTGCACGACCGCGCGCGGCGCGAAGCGAAGCGCGCCGACCGCGAGCGCGCGCGCGGAACCGTCCGCGGGCCGCTGCACGGAATCCCGTACGGCGTGAAGGATCTGCTCGCGACGCCGGACGCGCCGACGACCTGGGGCGCGCAGCCGTACCGCACGCAGCGCTTCCGTTACGACGCGACTGTGGTGAAGAAGTTGAGCGACGCCGGCGCGGTGCTGCTGGCGAAGCTCGCGATGGTCGAGCTCGCCGGCGGATTCGGCTACGGTGACGCCGACGCGTCGTTCACCGGCCCCGGCCGCACGCCGTGGAACGCGAAGTACTGGAGCGGCGGCTCCTCGAGCGGCTCGGGGATCGCGGCGGCGGCCGGACTCGCCGGCTTCGCGATCGGCTCGGAAACCTCAGGCTCGATTCTCTTTCCCGCGACGGCTTGTGGGGTGACCGGGCTGCGCCCGACCTACGGGCGCGTCTCGCGGCACGGCGCGATGGCGCTCTGCTGGACCCTCGACAAGCTGGGCCCGCTGACCCGCAGCGCGCGCGACGCGGAGACGGTGCTCGCCGTCATCGCCGGCGCCGATCTGAACGATCCGACGGCGGTCGACGCGCCGCTCGCCGCGCCGCGCCGCCGCCCGCGCATCGCGGTGCTGAAGAACGCGGCGAAGGGTTCGATGCCGGAGGTCGCCGCGAACTTCCGCGCCTCGCTGAAGGTGTTGGAGAGGTTCGCCGACCTCGGGGGTGAGGTCGCGCTGCCGAACGGGCCGTGGGGGCCGGTCGTCGGGACGATCGTCGACGCCGAAGGCGCGGCGGCGTTTCGCGATCTGATCGAGTCGGGACGCTCGCACGAGCTGCGCAACGCCGACGACAAGCTGGGCGGCTACGTCGCGTACGCGACGCCGGCGGTCGACTACATCGACGCGCTGCGCCGCCGCGCGCAGCTGAATGCCGCGTTGGTAAAGGCGATGCGCGGTTACGACGCGGTCGTCTCGCCGACGCTCTCGACGGTCACCTATCCGGTCGGGATCGGGTTCGACAAGGTGTACACGAAGTTTCCGGGCGGACCGTCGCTGATCGCGCCCGGCAACTTGGCGGGTTTGCCGGCGCTCGCGCTGCCGAACGGGATGGGACCGAACGGGCTGCCGACGTCGCTCTCGTTCTTGGGCCAGGCGTGGGGCGAGGCGGCGCTGACCGCGATCGGCCGGCGCTTTCAGAGCGAGACCGCGTTCCACACCCGCCGCCCGCCGCTCGTGACGCACGTTCCCGCGTAG
- a CDS encoding Uma2 family endonuclease, with protein sequence MSIHEIVLPETKPETEWVRGRALPKVSPTYKHAALQLELGSAMRRWASEGHGRVGSEWRFRIAPPGKIVRPLVPDLAYLSYETLPPHAPDDAVATPLGAPTVAVEILSPDDRRRDLEDKIATYLSSGTAAVMVVDPRHDAIAIHDAGGIRVFRRGDILRHPSMPGLALDVDGVFRRAKI encoded by the coding sequence ATGTCCATCCACGAGATCGTCCTTCCCGAAACAAAGCCGGAGACCGAATGGGTCCGCGGCCGGGCGCTCCCAAAAGTGAGCCCGACCTACAAGCACGCGGCGCTCCAGCTCGAGCTCGGGTCGGCCATGCGCCGCTGGGCCAGCGAGGGACACGGTCGCGTCGGCTCGGAGTGGCGATTCCGAATCGCGCCGCCAGGAAAGATCGTTCGTCCGCTCGTTCCGGACCTCGCTTACCTTTCGTATGAGACGCTGCCGCCGCATGCGCCGGATGACGCAGTGGCGACGCCGCTCGGGGCACCAACGGTCGCCGTCGAGATACTTTCTCCGGACGACCGGCGCCGTGACCTCGAGGACAAGATCGCGACGTATCTTTCCTCAGGGACGGCAGCCGTGATGGTCGTCGACCCGCGCCACGATGCGATTGCGATCCATGATGCCGGCGGCATCCGCGTTTTCCGGCGCGGCGATATACTTCGCCACCCGTCGATGCCGGGGCTGGCACTCGACGTCGATGGCGTCTTTCGCCGCGCGAAGATCTGA
- a CDS encoding SRPBCC family protein — protein MVTIELERFIGAPPERVFDLSRSVELHLRASGDTGEEAVGGRTSGLMELGDTVTWRARHFGMRQHLTSRITGYDRPRWFRDEMVRGPFASLVHDHWFDDENGGTRLRDRFSFAAPLGPVGRLAERLVLRRYMTRLLQTRNATLARIAGSNDWRALL, from the coding sequence ATGGTGACGATCGAGCTGGAGAGGTTCATCGGTGCGCCGCCTGAGCGCGTGTTCGATCTGTCACGCAGCGTCGAACTGCACCTGCGCGCGAGCGGCGACACGGGCGAAGAAGCAGTCGGCGGACGGACGTCCGGGTTGATGGAGCTGGGTGATACGGTGACGTGGCGGGCGCGGCACTTCGGGATGCGGCAGCACCTCACCAGCCGCATCACCGGCTACGACCGGCCGCGCTGGTTCCGCGACGAGATGGTGCGCGGCCCGTTCGCCTCGCTGGTGCATGACCATTGGTTCGACGACGAAAACGGCGGCACGCGCCTGCGCGACCGCTTCAGCTTTGCCGCGCCGCTGGGCCCAGTCGGCCGCCTCGCGGAACGGCTGGTACTGCGGCGCTACATGACGCGTCTGTTGCAGACCCGTAACGCCACCCTGGCCCGCATCGCCGGATCCAACGACTGGCGCGCTCTCTTATGA
- a CDS encoding TolC family protein translates to MRSLIAGAALVAVALFGAPALAQSSGPTPPPRPLDLRAAVRYALDHDPAVLNRRATLAQNEATYAKDHAAEFPTLAGTLQNQMAKTNGNNGGSFSQFGLSQAQVFSQNVAQVGSTWNLYTGSLGQIQAQQAKRQAEASRSDLRRAEQQLATDVAAAWYNVVQQREAVRLNEGDRAYQQQLLDAARAQERVGRVAGVDVLRAQVNELRSEANLTTARASEANARESLAQRIGAPPDTAFALPAALPEPPLPQTPLDALVAAALGARADVASARAQVAVARLADAAIESDRRPQIQLTGSFGNTETPTTRTTAAQVIPGFGVIPGTTVNRPGFWQIGATSTFTLPFVEYGARRALHRAAHAELDAAEGTLASTQSQVEVDVRQALRAVQTTNAVVVTSREAERLGAESARIAQLQYRNGLISLTDAAAAQQSALSAANDLVVARVNYLNALVHLRSSVGVADPIAIVEAGAP, encoded by the coding sequence GTGCGCTCGCTCATCGCCGGCGCCGCGCTGGTGGCGGTCGCCCTGTTCGGCGCGCCCGCGCTCGCGCAGAGTTCCGGACCCACCCCGCCGCCGAGGCCGCTCGATCTGCGCGCCGCCGTGCGCTACGCGCTCGACCACGATCCGGCGGTGCTGAACCGCCGCGCGACGCTGGCGCAGAACGAGGCGACCTACGCCAAAGACCACGCCGCCGAGTTTCCGACGCTCGCCGGAACGCTGCAGAACCAGATGGCGAAGACGAACGGCAACAACGGCGGCTCGTTCTCGCAGTTCGGGCTTTCGCAAGCGCAAGTCTTCTCGCAGAACGTCGCCCAGGTCGGCTCGACGTGGAACCTCTACACCGGCTCGCTCGGCCAGATCCAAGCGCAGCAGGCGAAGCGCCAAGCGGAGGCCTCGCGCAGCGACCTGCGGCGCGCCGAGCAGCAGCTCGCGACCGACGTCGCCGCCGCCTGGTACAACGTCGTGCAGCAGCGTGAAGCCGTGCGCCTGAACGAAGGCGATCGCGCATACCAGCAGCAGCTCCTCGACGCGGCCCGCGCTCAGGAGCGCGTCGGACGCGTCGCGGGCGTCGACGTGCTGCGCGCGCAGGTCAACGAGCTGCGCAGCGAAGCCAATCTGACTACCGCGCGCGCGAGCGAGGCGAACGCGCGCGAGTCGCTCGCGCAGCGGATCGGCGCGCCGCCCGACACGGCGTTCGCGCTCCCGGCCGCGCTCCCCGAGCCGCCGCTGCCGCAGACGCCGCTCGACGCGCTCGTCGCAGCGGCGCTGGGCGCGCGCGCCGACGTCGCGAGCGCGCGCGCGCAGGTCGCCGTCGCGCGGCTCGCCGACGCCGCGATCGAGTCCGACCGCCGGCCGCAGATTCAGCTCACCGGCTCGTTCGGCAACACCGAGACGCCGACGACGCGCACGACCGCGGCGCAAGTGATCCCCGGCTTCGGCGTGATCCCCGGGACGACGGTCAACCGGCCGGGATTCTGGCAGATCGGCGCGACCTCGACCTTCACCTTGCCGTTCGTCGAGTACGGCGCGCGGCGCGCGCTGCACCGCGCCGCGCACGCGGAGCTCGATGCCGCCGAAGGGACGCTCGCCTCGACGCAGTCGCAGGTCGAGGTCGACGTCCGGCAGGCGTTGCGCGCGGTGCAGACGACGAACGCGGTGGTCGTGACGTCGCGCGAGGCGGAGCGCTTGGGGGCCGAGTCGGCGCGGATCGCACAATTGCAGTACCGCAACGGCTTGATCTCGCTGACCGACGCCGCCGCCGCGCAGCAGAGCGCGCTTTCGGCCGCGAACGACCTGGTCGTCGCGCGCGTCAACTACCTCAACGCGCTCGTGCACTTGCGCTCCTCGGTCGGCGTCGCCGATCCGATCGCCATCGTGGAAGCGGGGGCCCCGTGA
- a CDS encoding YIP1 family protein gives MSTSETAIGPRPGLSNVVDIVVAPNSAFDRLRRVPTWGWAFAVATVLGAIGSLLAAPAILHALQTSMPAQLAASPGIAKLPPDQQQKTIEMSMSFARIITQISFLFVPIGILVIALIQAIVMLIANAAGRGDGTFGKYFALSVNVAVIGVGLNSIVLGIIVLVRGASSFETATAVQGSLPSLALVMPGAKGGTAGLLGALNVFAIWATVLLALGMQRLGRVSPVVAWIAAIFMLVCTACFAAWSGARNG, from the coding sequence TTGAGCACGTCCGAAACCGCGATCGGCCCGCGCCCCGGCCTCAGCAACGTCGTCGACATCGTCGTCGCGCCGAACTCCGCGTTCGACCGCCTCCGCCGGGTTCCGACCTGGGGCTGGGCGTTCGCCGTCGCGACCGTGCTCGGGGCCATCGGCTCCCTGCTGGCCGCGCCGGCGATTCTGCACGCGCTGCAGACCTCGATGCCGGCGCAGCTTGCGGCCAGCCCGGGGATCGCGAAGCTTCCGCCCGACCAGCAGCAGAAGACGATCGAGATGTCGATGTCGTTCGCGCGGATCATCACGCAGATTTCGTTCCTGTTCGTCCCGATCGGGATCCTCGTCATCGCACTGATCCAAGCGATCGTCATGCTGATCGCGAACGCGGCCGGCCGCGGCGACGGGACGTTCGGGAAGTATTTCGCGCTCAGCGTCAACGTCGCGGTCATCGGCGTCGGGCTGAACTCCATCGTCCTCGGGATCATCGTGCTGGTGCGCGGCGCGAGCTCGTTCGAGACCGCCACCGCGGTGCAGGGGTCGCTGCCCAGCTTGGCGCTCGTCATGCCGGGCGCGAAAGGCGGAACGGCGGGCCTGCTCGGGGCGCTGAACGTCTTCGCGATCTGGGCGACGGTACTGCTGGCGCTCGGAATGCAGCGGCTTGGCCGGGTCTCACCGGTGGTCGCGTGGATCGCGGCGATCTTCATGCTGGTCTGCACCGCCTGCTTCGCGGCCTGGAGCGGGGCGCGAAACGGCTGA
- a CDS encoding ribonuclease J has translation MTIVETNDDLVVVDCGLMFPDEEMFGVDIVINDFTSLREREEKFRALLVTHGHEDHIGGIPYLLRDFPKIPVVGTPLSLALIRAKLKEHKPGEWNAREVEPGDRVQYGRIETQFVHINHSLAGACALAIRTPLGTVFHTGDFKFDQTPIDGDPADFASIAKVGDEGVLVMLSDSTNSERPGHTLSERIVGEAFSNIFARAKGRLIVTSFASNVPRIQQVVDQSKRYGRKVAFLGRSLQNVVQYARQLGYLDIPEGLVIRLEDVDEHPPEQICVMTTGSQGEPMSALTRLSVRDHKHFKIVPGDTVVISATPIPGNEKAVSRTINNLYRLGAHVIHGSSGNAHVSGHASQEELLLMLNLVRPRYFIPVHGEYRMLVMHGRLAQQTGVAGDNVFIAENGDVLEFTKESAEKVGRTYGGNVMVDGSGVGDVGEAVLRDRKHLAGDGIMMVVVTVDAEEARVVAGPDLISRGVFYLPESGELVDELKAKLTAILQDCSVEGIRDIGNVKEHIRSGLSKAVFEKSRRRPIVIPVVMEV, from the coding sequence ATGACGATCGTCGAGACGAACGACGACCTGGTCGTCGTCGACTGCGGCCTGATGTTTCCCGACGAAGAGATGTTCGGGGTCGACATCGTCATCAACGACTTCACCTCCCTGCGCGAGCGGGAAGAAAAGTTTCGCGCGCTGCTCGTCACCCACGGGCACGAAGACCATATCGGCGGAATCCCGTACCTGCTGCGCGACTTCCCGAAGATTCCGGTCGTCGGGACGCCGCTCTCGCTGGCGCTGATCCGCGCAAAGCTCAAAGAGCACAAGCCCGGCGAGTGGAACGCGCGCGAGGTCGAGCCCGGCGACCGCGTGCAGTACGGCCGGATTGAGACGCAGTTCGTCCACATCAACCACTCGCTGGCCGGCGCGTGCGCGCTGGCGATTCGCACCCCGCTCGGGACCGTGTTCCACACCGGCGACTTCAAGTTCGACCAGACGCCGATCGACGGCGACCCGGCCGACTTCGCCTCGATCGCGAAAGTCGGCGACGAGGGCGTGCTGGTGATGCTCTCCGACTCGACGAACTCCGAGCGCCCGGGCCACACGCTTTCGGAGCGTATCGTGGGCGAAGCGTTCTCGAACATCTTCGCGCGCGCGAAAGGCCGGCTGATCGTCACCTCGTTCGCCTCCAACGTGCCGCGCATCCAGCAGGTCGTCGACCAGTCGAAGCGCTACGGCCGCAAGGTCGCCTTTCTCGGGCGCTCGCTGCAGAACGTCGTGCAGTACGCGCGCCAGCTGGGCTACCTCGACATCCCCGAAGGGCTCGTGATCCGGCTCGAGGACGTCGACGAGCATCCGCCCGAGCAGATCTGCGTGATGACGACCGGCTCGCAAGGCGAGCCGATGTCGGCGCTCACCCGGCTCTCGGTGCGCGACCACAAGCACTTCAAGATCGTCCCCGGCGACACGGTCGTCATCTCCGCGACGCCGATCCCCGGCAACGAGAAAGCCGTCTCGCGCACGATCAACAACCTCTACCGCTTGGGCGCGCACGTGATCCACGGCAGCAGCGGAAACGCGCACGTCAGCGGCCACGCCTCGCAAGAAGAGCTGCTGCTGATGCTGAACCTCGTGCGGCCGCGGTACTTCATCCCGGTCCACGGCGAGTACCGGATGCTGGTGATGCACGGGCGGCTCGCGCAGCAGACCGGGGTCGCGGGCGACAACGTCTTCATCGCCGAGAACGGCGACGTGCTGGAGTTCACCAAGGAGAGCGCCGAGAAAGTCGGCCGCACCTACGGCGGAAACGTGATGGTCGACGGGAGCGGCGTCGGCGACGTCGGCGAAGCCGTGCTGCGCGACCGCAAGCACCTCGCCGGCGACGGGATCATGATGGTGGTGGTGACCGTCGACGCGGAAGAAGCGCGCGTCGTCGCCGGGCCGGACTTGATCTCGCGCGGCGTCTTCTACCTGCCGGAGTCGGGCGAGCTGGTTGACGAGCTCAAAGCGAAGCTCACCGCGATCCTGCAAGACTGCAGCGTCGAAGGGATCCGCGACATCGGCAACGTCAAAGAGCACATCCGCTCGGGCCTCTCCAAGGCGGTATTCGAGAAGTCGAGACGCCGGCCGATCGTGATCCCCGTCGTGATGGAGGTTTGA
- a CDS encoding LarC family nickel insertion protein gives MAMTRIAYVDMIGGAAGDMLLAAFLDAGADRDALERALRTIVADGWTLTPRRVVKRGIAATFAGLVIPGEDGDAEHHHHRHDAGPHAHDQSHEPEHGAAGTRTLADVLGSVNRSGLTARQRERASAVYRRLAEAEADTHGATPENSRFHEIGQIDAILDVAATCIALDLLEIDELRCSPFPIGHGPIGIEHGLYPNLPPATAYLLRGWPTRAVDVAGELVTPTAAAILTTLAMAGRTSMTLELIGYGAGHSDFEVPNVSRVIVSTGRRFSSEASSARISLK, from the coding sequence GTGGCGATGACGAGGATCGCGTACGTCGACATGATCGGCGGCGCGGCGGGCGACATGCTGCTCGCCGCATTTCTCGACGCGGGCGCCGACCGCGACGCGCTCGAGCGCGCGCTGCGCACCATCGTCGCCGACGGCTGGACCCTGACGCCGCGGCGCGTCGTGAAGCGCGGAATCGCAGCGACGTTCGCGGGACTCGTCATTCCCGGCGAAGACGGCGACGCGGAGCATCACCACCATCGTCACGACGCCGGCCCGCACGCGCACGACCAGTCGCACGAACCCGAGCACGGTGCCGCGGGGACGCGGACGCTCGCAGACGTGCTGGGCAGCGTAAACCGCAGCGGTTTGACGGCGCGGCAGCGCGAGCGCGCGAGCGCGGTGTACCGGCGGCTTGCCGAGGCGGAAGCGGACACGCACGGCGCGACCCCGGAGAACAGTCGCTTTCACGAGATCGGTCAGATCGACGCGATCCTCGACGTCGCGGCGACCTGCATCGCGCTGGACCTGCTCGAGATCGACGAGCTCCGCTGCTCGCCGTTTCCGATCGGCCACGGCCCCATCGGGATCGAGCACGGTCTCTACCCGAACCTCCCGCCGGCGACGGCGTACTTACTGCGCGGTTGGCCCACGCGCGCCGTCGACGTCGCAGGCGAGCTCGTCACGCCGACCGCCGCCGCAATCCTCACCACGCTCGCGATGGCAGGCCGAACCAGCATGACGTTGGAGCTGATCGGCTACGGCGCAGGCCACAGCGACTTCGAGGTGCCGAACGTCAGCCGCGTCATCGTCAGCACCGGAAGGCGGTTCTCTTCGGAAGCATCTAGTGCTAGGATAAGTCTGAAATGA